One part of the Bacteroidia bacterium genome encodes these proteins:
- a CDS encoding leucine-rich repeat domain-containing protein → MKNTQKLQEEVFSRISVCKKNQSDILDLSGLGLKNIPKSVFELHWLKELNLGPINDNGLAWNYSYRNYINEVNADIQHLESLEILNLKSNEIEEFPTLGKLKFLKEVDLGNNKIVEIPSTKINFKSLQQLSLSSNQLREIPEELGNLTSLTHFDISNNKLNSLPKSFVNLSLLEFINISYNNFNEIPLPIKYLHQIKTIISYDNPIQEIPEFIAKLKFLEYFTLSGCSLTKIPGFIGELSSIKYLDISRNPISHIPKSFIKLESIENLNLRETKIGEVPEFIGELNSLKVLDISHNNLTRIPDFLGKLNLLEYLNIRDNRINKFDLKIKKLRNLKQLDISSTGLSQIPIGLDELPKLEELILWNCKKMEFPHKLGTLKKLRKLTLSGNKLGKVPDFISNLTSLEELNLAVNNLKTIPDFVGGLRNLKWLHISGNQLDNIPDFFKDFCALEWLGIDDNLLKDFPDSIQNLPSLHTLNLARNQIKKIPDYISKLQNLRSIDLSSNSLNEIPESFRELKKLRPNLYAGEKRNSGLNLKGNDFGLAEEIFENEPQELIDYLLKIQKEISLKKALPLHEAKLIFIGSGGVGKTSLIKCLRGIRYNSSESITEGIDIVKWKIRRGNHNIRLNIWDFGGQEIMHATHKFFMTRRSIYVLVINPRMEDMHGDTELEYWLKLIRSYAGNEIPIIVAINKSEVHKMDIGRGSLKDKYPNIVDFVETSAKDAKGIEQLKSLIRQALRLKNMKHVNDYMLSGDLAIKTELEKTNLEYISYPDYEKLCKNLYPNMPNYQKDRLIRFLHDLGVMLNFRDDDKQTLADTQVLNPEWVTKGVYKVITSQTLIAKKGVLTQTQVGELLDSESYPTKKEWQFITEIMARFQLSFELTNSPGKFFVPGAFPVDRPSKIKWEHKPSELLRFEYHYDVLPDIVISRFITNVHDIIKGKNFWRNGVIIHDESCEALIRSDPGDRKIYIQVTGTGNKRGLLQIIRRYFRQIHKILEGIEVRRYIPLDEDGNILVNFEELLILEQDKIETYYSTKLHKHFPVSSLLDGYLPREEREKAREEREKEKPPRKKHVVKTVVESVQVKELKHKILILSSSPTKGGRTQMAKEIREIRESLKLAKEREGFTLIEVSAIRAKDISRAILDNEPMIVHFSGSGIQHEGLQVEDKQNQLSSISPKALTGLFELFKDKVKCVVLNACYSETQAKAIAQHIPYVVGMSHKIDDESAIDFAAGFYDAVGSGRDFDFAFKLGRNRIDLEDLDGVSVPILWGNGDKVEQ, encoded by the coding sequence ATGAAAAATACCCAGAAATTACAAGAAGAAGTTTTTTCTCGTATTTCAGTCTGTAAAAAGAATCAAAGTGATATTTTAGATTTATCAGGTTTAGGGTTAAAAAATATTCCTAAGAGTGTCTTTGAGTTACATTGGTTAAAGGAATTAAACCTTGGGCCTATTAACGATAATGGATTGGCCTGGAATTATTCCTATCGAAACTATATTAATGAAGTTAATGCTGATATTCAACATCTGGAATCACTTGAAATTCTTAATTTGAAATCAAATGAAATAGAAGAGTTCCCAACTTTAGGTAAGCTCAAATTTCTTAAAGAAGTTGATTTAGGAAATAACAAAATTGTTGAGATTCCTAGCACTAAAATTAATTTTAAATCACTACAGCAGCTAAGCCTATCCTCAAACCAATTAAGAGAAATTCCAGAGGAATTAGGAAATTTAACTTCACTTACTCACTTTGACATTTCCAATAATAAGCTAAATAGCTTACCCAAATCTTTTGTGAATCTGTCCCTTCTGGAATTTATTAATATTTCATATAACAATTTTAATGAAATCCCATTACCGATAAAATATCTTCATCAAATTAAAACAATTATTTCGTATGATAACCCTATTCAAGAAATTCCAGAATTTATAGCCAAATTAAAATTCCTTGAATATTTCACCCTATCAGGTTGTTCATTAACTAAGATTCCGGGTTTTATAGGAGAATTATCTTCTATCAAATATTTAGACATTTCACGTAACCCTATTAGCCATATTCCTAAATCATTTATAAAATTAGAATCTATTGAGAACCTCAATCTTAGAGAGACAAAGATAGGTGAAGTTCCAGAATTTATTGGAGAGTTAAATTCATTGAAGGTTTTAGATATTTCACATAATAATTTAACCAGGATTCCTGATTTTTTAGGCAAACTTAATCTCCTTGAGTATTTAAATATAAGAGATAATAGAATCAATAAGTTTGATCTCAAAATCAAAAAACTTAGAAATCTAAAACAACTAGATATCTCATCAACAGGATTATCACAGATCCCTATAGGATTGGATGAACTACCCAAATTAGAAGAATTGATTTTATGGAATTGCAAGAAAATGGAATTCCCACATAAGCTTGGAACTCTAAAAAAACTAAGAAAACTAACTTTATCAGGAAACAAGCTTGGCAAGGTTCCCGATTTTATCTCGAACCTTACTTCTTTAGAAGAGTTAAATTTAGCAGTAAATAATTTAAAGACTATTCCTGACTTTGTGGGAGGTCTAAGGAATTTAAAGTGGTTACATATATCTGGTAATCAATTAGATAATATTCCAGACTTTTTTAAAGATTTTTGTGCCCTAGAATGGCTTGGTATTGATGATAATCTACTAAAAGATTTTCCAGATTCCATACAGAATTTACCTTCACTACATACGTTAAATCTTGCGCGTAATCAAATAAAAAAAATACCTGATTATATAAGCAAGTTGCAAAATCTTCGGTCAATTGATCTTTCATCTAATAGCTTGAACGAAATTCCTGAAAGTTTTAGAGAACTAAAGAAATTAAGACCCAATTTGTATGCTGGCGAAAAAAGAAACTCTGGTCTTAATCTAAAAGGGAATGATTTTGGACTTGCTGAAGAAATTTTTGAAAATGAACCACAGGAGTTAATTGACTATTTGTTAAAGATTCAGAAAGAAATAAGCTTAAAGAAAGCTCTTCCTCTTCACGAAGCAAAGCTTATCTTCATTGGTTCAGGTGGAGTTGGAAAAACTTCTCTAATAAAATGTCTAAGAGGAATCCGGTATAATTCTAGTGAATCGATAACAGAAGGAATAGATATCGTCAAATGGAAGATTCGAAGAGGAAATCATAATATTCGGTTGAATATATGGGATTTCGGTGGGCAGGAGATTATGCATGCTACACATAAGTTCTTTATGACTCGTAGATCTATTTATGTCCTCGTGATTAATCCAAGGATGGAAGATATGCATGGAGATACAGAATTAGAATACTGGCTAAAACTGATTAGATCATATGCTGGAAATGAGATTCCCATAATCGTTGCCATAAATAAATCTGAAGTTCATAAGATGGATATCGGAAGAGGAAGCCTAAAAGACAAATATCCTAATATAGTTGATTTTGTAGAAACATCTGCAAAAGATGCAAAGGGAATAGAACAATTAAAATCCTTGATACGCCAGGCTCTCCGCCTCAAGAACATGAAGCATGTCAACGATTATATGCTTAGTGGAGATCTTGCCATAAAAACTGAACTGGAGAAAACTAATTTGGAATACATTTCTTACCCAGATTATGAAAAACTGTGCAAGAATTTATATCCAAATATGCCTAATTATCAGAAAGATCGACTTATCCGATTCTTGCATGATCTGGGTGTGATGCTCAATTTTAGAGATGATGATAAGCAAACCTTGGCTGACACTCAAGTTTTGAATCCTGAATGGGTAACAAAAGGTGTCTACAAAGTCATTACCTCCCAGACCCTTATAGCAAAAAAAGGTGTTTTGACTCAGACTCAGGTAGGCGAATTGCTGGATTCAGAATCCTACCCTACAAAAAAAGAGTGGCAATTTATAACCGAGATAATGGCTAGATTTCAATTAAGTTTTGAGCTGACTAATTCTCCAGGAAAATTCTTTGTGCCTGGAGCTTTTCCTGTAGATCGCCCCTCCAAGATAAAATGGGAGCATAAGCCATCAGAGTTACTTCGCTTCGAATACCATTACGATGTACTCCCTGATATAGTAATTAGTCGTTTTATAACCAACGTACATGATATTATTAAAGGGAAAAACTTTTGGAGGAATGGAGTGATTATTCATGACGAATCTTGTGAGGCATTAATCCGTTCTGATCCGGGAGATCGGAAAATATATATTCAAGTAACTGGCACGGGAAATAAGAGAGGACTTTTGCAGATAATTAGACGGTATTTTCGCCAGATTCATAAAATACTAGAGGGAATCGAAGTTAGGAGATATATACCACTTGATGAAGATGGCAATATTCTTGTCAATTTTGAAGAATTACTAATCCTTGAACAAGATAAAATAGAAACATACTACAGTACAAAACTACATAAGCATTTTCCTGTAAGTAGTCTATTAGATGGTTATCTCCCAAGGGAAGAGAGAGAAAAAGCTAGAGAAGAGAGAGAAAAAGAAAAGCCTCCCCGAAAGAAACATGTCGTCAAAACAGTTGTGGAATCGGTTCAAGTAAAAGAGCTAAAACATAAGATCTTGATATTATCATCATCTCCTACAAAAGGGGGAAGAACGCAAATGGCTAAAGAAATAAGAGAAATTCGAGAAAGTTTAAAACTTGCAAAGGAACGTGAAGGGTTTACTTTAATTGAGGTATCAGCTATAAGAGCTAAAGATATCAGTAGAGCCATATTAGATAATGAACCTATGATTGTTCATTTTTCTGGAAGTGGCATTCAACATGAAGGCCTTCAAGTAGAGGACAAGCAAAATCAATTAAGCTCTATTAGCCCAAAAGCACTAACAGGTTTATTTGAATTATTCAAGGATAAAGTTAAGTGTGTAGTTCTTAATGCCTGTTATTCTGAGACTCAGGCAAAAGCTATTGCTCAGCATATTCCATATGTAGTAGGGATGTCTCATAAAATTGACGACGAAAGTGCAATTGATTTTGCTGCCGGTTTTTATGATGCTGTTGGCAGTGGCCGAGATTTTGATTTTGCATTTAAACTTGGTCGAAATCGAATAGATCTTGAGGATTTAGATGGTGTATCGGTACCGATATTGTGGGGCAATGGGGATAAAGTAGAACAATAG
- a CDS encoding Fic family protein, translating into MNWQPGLLPYETEIETRTVLKALPAAHRALAELKGIVQTIPNQNILLNTLGLQEAKDSSGVENIITTHDELFKAELDLNKVRSIAAKEVQNYAAALKRGFDLVSEHKLLTDRHILTIQSVLEQNSAGFRKVPGTTLKNQQTGEVVYQPPQKYDTILSLMKNLERFINDADMTDYDPLVKMAIIHFQFESIHPFYDGNGRTGRIINILYLVLSGLLELPILYHSRFINQNKGDYYKHLQGIRDGGQWESWLLFMIKAVEETSLQSIDLIKSIRELMQKYKFDLRENYKFYSHELLNNLFKHPYTKIEFLQDDLGISRVTASNYLNKLAKDGFLKKAKLGKSNYYINESLVSLLSSPST; encoded by the coding sequence ATGAATTGGCAGCCGGGATTATTACCTTACGAGACCGAAATAGAAACCAGAACCGTACTCAAGGCTCTACCAGCGGCTCATCGAGCTTTGGCTGAACTAAAAGGAATAGTGCAAACCATCCCTAACCAGAATATTTTATTAAATACACTTGGTCTACAAGAAGCGAAGGATAGTTCTGGGGTGGAGAATATAATCACTACGCATGATGAGTTATTTAAAGCGGAATTGGATTTAAACAAAGTCAGATCTATTGCTGCGAAAGAAGTCCAAAACTATGCAGCAGCCCTAAAGCGTGGATTTGATCTGGTAAGCGAGCATAAATTGTTGACGGATCGTCATATCCTGACAATCCAATCTGTCTTAGAACAAAATAGTGCTGGATTTAGGAAAGTTCCAGGTACAACACTCAAAAATCAGCAAACGGGTGAAGTTGTTTATCAACCTCCCCAAAAATATGACACAATTCTTTCTCTGATGAAGAATCTAGAACGATTTATAAATGACGCTGATATGACTGATTATGATCCATTAGTGAAGATGGCAATTATCCATTTCCAATTCGAAAGTATTCATCCCTTTTATGACGGCAATGGAAGGACAGGTAGAATTATAAATATTTTGTATCTCGTATTATCAGGGCTTTTAGAATTACCCATACTTTACCATAGTAGATTTATTAACCAAAATAAAGGAGACTATTATAAGCACCTGCAAGGAATAAGGGATGGTGGTCAGTGGGAATCCTGGTTGCTCTTTATGATTAAGGCTGTCGAAGAAACCTCTCTACAAAGCATAGATCTGATCAAATCTATCCGCGAGCTTATGCAAAAGTATAAATTCGACCTTAGGGAGAATTATAAATTTTACAGCCATGAGTTATTAAATAATTTGTTCAAACACCCTTATACAAAAATCGAATTCCTGCAAGATGATCTCGGAATAAGTAGAGTAACGGCGTCTAATTACCTTAACAAATTAGCTAAGGATGGGTTTCTGAAAAAAGCCAAATTGGGAAAAAGTAATTACTACATTAATGAATCTCTGGTGTCTTTGTTGAGTTCACCAAGTACTTAA
- a CDS encoding PIG-L family deacetylase translates to MLLFSKLQGLHKLQSISIFSLLLLLLTACQSPSDKSQGSNPSTDLKGKVIMAIFAHPDDESTIAPILARYVREGVKVYLLIATDGRLGVNDFSGLEAGEGLVAIRKEEMKCSAEKLGVELIHLDYHDQLKAAEGYDGHMPHAKKLILEVHQLIKDLKPDVLISWGPDGGSNHMDHRLIGATVTSVFLSQKWEKPQSLFFYGSPSSKIQDEESKKLRGVYDDYMRTQISYTDEDFETAISAMMCHESQFQIEGLRERMMSRKKENKVYLRKFVGPESFSEDIFDH, encoded by the coding sequence ATGCTACTTTTCTCCAAACTCCAGGGACTTCACAAGCTCCAAAGTATCAGCATCTTTTCTCTCTTGCTGCTTCTGTTAACGGCTTGTCAGTCTCCTAGCGACAAAAGCCAAGGTTCAAATCCTTCCACTGATCTTAAGGGCAAAGTAATAATGGCGATTTTTGCCCATCCAGATGACGAATCCACTATTGCTCCTATCTTGGCTCGCTATGTCAGAGAAGGGGTAAAGGTATATCTGCTGATCGCTACGGATGGGAGATTGGGCGTAAATGACTTTTCTGGTTTAGAGGCAGGAGAGGGTCTGGTTGCTATCCGAAAGGAAGAAATGAAGTGTTCGGCTGAAAAATTGGGCGTTGAATTAATTCACCTGGATTATCATGACCAACTTAAAGCAGCCGAGGGCTATGATGGACACATGCCCCATGCAAAGAAACTTATTCTTGAAGTACATCAACTAATTAAGGATTTAAAACCTGACGTGCTTATTAGCTGGGGGCCTGATGGAGGATCAAATCACATGGATCATCGCTTAATTGGCGCAACAGTAACGAGTGTGTTCCTTTCCCAAAAATGGGAGAAACCACAATCCTTGTTTTTCTATGGAAGTCCGAGCAGTAAAATTCAAGATGAAGAATCCAAAAAACTTAGAGGAGTATATGATGATTATATGAGAACTCAGATTTCCTATACGGATGAAGACTTCGAAACCGCTATTTCTGCTATGATGTGCCATGAAAGCCAGTTTCAAATTGAGGGACTAAGAGAACGAATGATGTCCAGAAAAAAAGAGAATAAGGTGTATTTGAGGAAATTTGTAGGACCAGAAAGTTTTTCGGAGGATATTTTTGATCACTAA
- a CDS encoding AAA family ATPase, producing MKIQFGKEYKSFPKGFSCEINDFSIITGENGSGKTNFLKAIEEGVATIDGITIDHFKKNIQYFSYYSFNTRGNQDGYSFYISNDIPLNSLWNEYLAWQQGKEMKDYQIEHFQEIAQELDINVNDLKETDFKSVPFIRNTDDIKLFDLTFFEDSARYIQDRERNKFNHFLNNEYNETNLVYSETEFLKKYGNPPWDFINEMLGKVGLKYRFKLPRLKGNRKVIYPTLFDSSINLEIDVNDLSSGEQILLSLVAFIYNRTILNELPEVILFDEPDALLHPSFSKQFLDFITGILIEDLNIKVILATHSPATIALSNEDNIYVINKSGSGLQKIEKQTKKVAFEIITQKFASLTIEEAEFGLFYNIGKTNKPIIFTEGITDKIILEHSWKVLFGDEDMPFIIQDSFGVSFLSNLFQRADDNQNGLFALYPNKTFIALLDFDKEGYSCWNGFRKKRKEDITVWKNINSDPSLCLALQHHNHKGYLLLLPVPEEQKIKNQVIKSGKQTYEDKSFLTIELLFYGIKKLSSYYRTEGLPGGGEIIKFQKSKMKFAREIERMKNPENFRNFRPLFEKLIELAGAN from the coding sequence ATGAAAATACAATTCGGAAAAGAATATAAAAGCTTCCCAAAAGGATTCAGTTGCGAAATAAACGATTTTTCCATCATTACTGGAGAAAATGGGTCGGGTAAAACAAACTTTTTAAAGGCAATAGAAGAAGGGGTAGCCACAATCGATGGTATTACAATTGATCACTTCAAAAAGAATATTCAATATTTTAGCTATTATTCATTCAACACAAGGGGGAACCAAGACGGATACTCTTTTTATATTAGTAATGATATCCCCTTAAATTCATTATGGAACGAGTATTTGGCTTGGCAGCAGGGTAAGGAGATGAAAGATTATCAGATTGAGCATTTTCAAGAGATTGCTCAAGAATTGGATATTAATGTAAATGATTTAAAGGAGACAGATTTTAAATCTGTCCCTTTCATTAGAAATACTGATGACATAAAATTATTCGATCTGACATTTTTTGAAGATTCTGCCAGATATATACAAGATCGTGAACGAAATAAGTTTAATCACTTTTTAAATAATGAATATAATGAAACGAACCTGGTATACTCAGAGACGGAATTTTTGAAAAAATATGGAAACCCGCCATGGGATTTTATTAATGAAATGTTAGGCAAAGTTGGACTAAAGTATAGATTCAAATTACCAAGGCTGAAAGGAAATCGGAAAGTAATTTATCCAACCCTATTTGATTCTAGTATTAATCTTGAAATTGATGTCAATGACCTTTCAAGTGGGGAACAGATACTACTATCACTGGTAGCATTTATTTATAATAGAACAATATTAAATGAACTTCCAGAAGTTATTTTGTTTGATGAACCTGACGCATTATTACATCCTAGTTTCTCCAAACAATTCCTTGACTTCATTACAGGTATTTTGATCGAGGATCTCAATATCAAAGTAATATTGGCTACCCATTCTCCCGCAACAATCGCACTTTCGAATGAAGACAATATTTATGTGATCAATAAGTCCGGATCAGGGTTGCAAAAAATTGAAAAACAAACAAAGAAAGTAGCGTTCGAAATAATAACACAAAAATTTGCTTCCCTTACTATAGAAGAGGCTGAATTTGGATTATTCTATAATATTGGGAAGACAAATAAACCCATAATTTTTACTGAAGGAATAACCGATAAAATAATTTTAGAACATTCTTGGAAAGTATTATTTGGTGATGAAGATATGCCTTTTATTATTCAGGATAGCTTTGGAGTATCCTTTCTTTCCAATTTATTTCAAAGAGCTGATGATAATCAGAATGGTCTTTTCGCTCTCTATCCAAATAAGACCTTTATTGCCTTATTAGATTTCGATAAAGAAGGATATTCTTGCTGGAATGGTTTTAGAAAAAAAAGGAAGGAAGATATTACTGTCTGGAAAAACATCAACTCAGATCCATCTTTGTGTTTAGCACTTCAACACCATAATCATAAAGGGTATTTATTATTACTTCCTGTACCAGAAGAACAAAAAATCAAAAACCAAGTGATAAAATCTGGTAAACAAACCTATGAAGATAAATCGTTTTTAACTATAGAGCTTCTATTTTATGGTATTAAAAAACTTTCAAGTTATTATCGTACCGAAGGATTACCTGGGGGAGGAGAAATTATTAAATTTCAAAAATCTAAGATGAAATTTGCTAGAGAAATTGAACGAATGAAGAATCCTGAGAATTTTAGAAATTTTAGGCCCTTATTTGAGAAACTCATAGAGTTAGCAGGCGCAAACTAA
- a CDS encoding glycoside hydrolase family 18 protein, protein MKLLHPALFPLTLSLLMSLPGCQDAPTQVTDASDELSVIAYYAGNPQKANQFPVEKLDQIIHSFLHLEGNRLVLEDANDSIGIANLVGLKKRNPKLKVLISLGGWGGCESCSEVFSEASAREEFAQSVLDILTQFDADGIDLDWEYPGISGYPGHAFKAEDKQNFTFLVEALRNKLGDSYIISFAAGGFDAFFTKSVEWEKVMPLLDGVNIMTYDLVSGGSPRTGHHSALYSTKEQSRSTDYAVNFLDSLGVPREKMVIGAAFYARVWEEVENIKQGLYQGGKFKESVTYRRLDEYFETNPGFELYWDEEAQAPYAYNADSMWFATFDDSLSVARKAQYAQEKKLGGIMFWQLAGDKTSKGLLDVIDKTKREF, encoded by the coding sequence ATGAAACTCCTGCATCCAGCTTTATTTCCTTTGACTTTGAGTCTGTTGATGAGTCTCCCAGGCTGTCAGGATGCTCCTACTCAAGTCACCGATGCTTCGGATGAGCTTAGTGTGATTGCTTATTATGCTGGAAATCCTCAGAAAGCAAATCAGTTTCCGGTTGAAAAATTGGATCAGATTATTCACAGCTTTTTACATTTAGAAGGAAACAGATTGGTTCTTGAAGATGCGAACGACAGCATAGGAATCGCCAATCTGGTTGGCCTAAAAAAACGTAATCCCAAACTAAAAGTCCTGATTTCTTTGGGAGGCTGGGGCGGATGCGAGAGCTGTTCGGAGGTATTTTCAGAGGCATCAGCCCGGGAAGAATTTGCCCAGTCAGTTCTGGATATTCTTACTCAGTTTGATGCGGACGGGATAGATCTTGATTGGGAATATCCCGGTATATCGGGTTATCCCGGACATGCGTTCAAAGCAGAAGACAAGCAAAATTTCACCTTTCTGGTGGAAGCATTGAGAAATAAACTGGGAGACTCATATATCATCAGTTTTGCTGCAGGAGGATTTGATGCATTTTTCACCAAATCTGTCGAATGGGAAAAAGTTATGCCGCTTTTGGATGGAGTAAATATCATGACCTATGATCTCGTTAGCGGGGGCAGCCCCCGAACGGGTCATCATAGCGCGCTATACTCCACAAAAGAGCAAAGCCGATCCACGGATTATGCCGTCAACTTTCTGGATTCTTTGGGGGTTCCCAGAGAAAAAATGGTCATAGGTGCTGCTTTTTATGCTCGGGTTTGGGAAGAGGTGGAAAATATTAAGCAGGGCTTATATCAGGGAGGTAAATTCAAAGAATCCGTAACCTATCGGCGTTTGGATGAATATTTTGAAACAAATCCCGGATTTGAACTATACTGGGATGAAGAAGCTCAGGCTCCCTATGCTTATAATGCAGATAGTATGTGGTTTGCCACTTTTGACGATTCCCTTTCTGTAGCACGAAAAGCTCAATATGCTCAAGAAAAGAAACTGGGAGGCATCATGTTCTGGCAATTGGCGGGAGATAAAACAAGCAAAGGTTTATTGGATGTGATAGATAAAACAAAGCGGGAATTCTAA
- a CDS encoding HNH endonuclease has product MRNPKWHRDEIILALELYFRIEPGQIHARNPEIIQLSETLNKLPIHSARPDTEKFRNPNGVSLKMSNFLAIDPDYHGKGMEAYSKLDKSVFEEFSQEKQELSLLAQKVKQIVSDSDLNEQIYKIQPDEDEENFTVKEGQVIYKLHKYRERDSKISRKKKESVLKKEGRLACEACTFDFYQVYGELGKGYIECHHRVPLASLEYGTVTRLEDLALVCANCHRMLHRGIETMGVEELRMRIKS; this is encoded by the coding sequence ATGCGTAACCCCAAATGGCACCGCGACGAAATCATCCTTGCATTAGAGCTTTACTTCCGTATAGAACCCGGTCAAATCCATGCACGAAACCCTGAAATCATTCAACTTTCAGAAACCCTAAATAAGCTCCCCATTCACAGTGCCCGACCCGATACAGAAAAATTCCGCAACCCGAATGGAGTAAGTCTCAAAATGAGCAATTTCCTGGCAATTGATCCTGATTATCATGGAAAAGGCATGGAAGCTTATAGTAAACTTGACAAATCGGTATTTGAAGAATTCAGCCAGGAAAAACAAGAGCTATCACTACTCGCACAAAAGGTAAAACAAATTGTATCAGATTCTGATTTGAATGAACAGATCTACAAGATTCAGCCGGATGAGGATGAAGAAAACTTCACAGTTAAAGAAGGCCAGGTCATTTACAAACTCCATAAATACCGAGAACGCGATTCCAAGATAAGTCGAAAGAAAAAAGAATCTGTTCTGAAAAAAGAGGGTCGCCTAGCTTGTGAGGCATGTACCTTTGACTTTTATCAGGTTTATGGGGAACTAGGGAAAGGGTATATAGAATGTCATCATCGGGTTCCGCTGGCTAGTCTGGAATATGGGACGGTTACCAGATTGGAAGATTTAGCTTTGGTATGTGCGAATTGTCATCGGATGCTGCACAGGGGAATTGAGACAATGGGGGTTGAGGAATTAAGGATGAGGATCAAATCTTGA
- a CDS encoding DUF5050 domain-containing protein yields MSCSNDSLLSSEVMQGPNVASAKVLNPVVPEGQVISFVSDRTGRFEVYLIKSNGTQETQITEAPFYNGWPKLSSDGQLITFTSDRAPDFNQEIYLMNTDGSGATNLSNNGAGDRFSELSPDNSQIVFISDRDGNNEIYRMNINGTAQTNISNNPANDQFPSWSPDGSKVIFDSDRDGDGEVYVMDANGANLTKLTDNSSYDGNASWSPKGNRIAFVSNRDGNNEIYVMNADGSGQTRLTNTPGVEFYPSWSPSGNRIAFTSDRAGNFDIYVMKRDGKAQIQLTSGPGWDTDPKWGQIKD; encoded by the coding sequence ATGAGTTGTTCGAACGATTCATTACTGTCTTCAGAAGTGATGCAAGGCCCAAATGTTGCTTCTGCAAAAGTTCTTAATCCTGTAGTTCCTGAAGGGCAGGTAATCAGTTTTGTTAGTGACCGTACGGGAAGATTTGAAGTCTACCTGATTAAATCAAACGGTACACAGGAAACTCAAATTACGGAAGCCCCTTTCTATAATGGTTGGCCAAAACTGTCATCTGATGGCCAACTCATCACTTTTACCTCGGATCGCGCACCTGACTTTAATCAGGAAATCTACTTGATGAATACTGATGGAAGTGGAGCAACTAATCTTTCCAATAATGGAGCAGGAGACCGTTTCTCAGAGCTTTCTCCCGATAATTCGCAAATAGTTTTTATTAGCGATCGAGATGGAAATAATGAGATTTATCGAATGAATATCAACGGTACGGCTCAAACCAATATTAGCAACAACCCGGCAAATGATCAATTCCCCTCCTGGTCTCCTGATGGAAGCAAAGTTATCTTTGACAGCGATAGAGATGGAGATGGAGAAGTTTATGTGATGGATGCTAATGGAGCTAACCTGACTAAGCTTACAGACAATTCTTCTTATGATGGGAATGCCTCCTGGTCGCCTAAAGGCAATCGGATAGCTTTCGTTAGCAATCGAGATGGCAACAATGAAATTTACGTGATGAATGCGGATGGTTCCGGCCAGACACGCCTTACCAATACCCCGGGAGTTGAGTTTTATCCTAGCTGGTCCCCCAGTGGGAACCGTATTGCCTTTACAAGTGATCGGGCAGGGAATTTCGATATATACGTTATGAAAAGAGATGGGAAGGCACAAATTCAACTTACCTCTGGACCAGGTTGGGATACAGATCCCAAATGGGGCCAAATCAAGGACTAA